The Quercus lobata isolate SW786 chromosome 4, ValleyOak3.0 Primary Assembly, whole genome shotgun sequence genome segment ATTATCCAAGGTCAACCGACTGATCTTTTCAATAGATTACAAGGCATTAATACAGTCGGTGTAGATCTCAGACCATGGTTTGCACTTCACCATAATCCTCAACTGTGATTCAACCTATCGCAAATATACAAAAGTAGTGTTAGTAGGTTGAACTAAACTATGCGAAGTGATGTACATTTATAACAAATCAGTCTTTGTATACTTACCAAAGTGTCCCAATACGAGGTCTCTTTTGTAATATGGCGAAGAGTGCGGGGATGAAACCACACTATATACTCATCATTGTAGCTCATCTCCCCAATTGTGGCATGCGCAGCCCATTTAGCAATATGTGTGGCATGTTCTTAGGCCCAGTTTTTATGCTACTTGCCTTAGAGTGTTATCTTGTGAAGTTCAGTTGAAGTATCAACATCGACTGGTATGCCTTGCTTCATCCCAAACTATCGGAGAACACGTTCGGGGTGATGGCCTTCAACCACCCAAAAATGTATAAGTAGCACGATAGACCTCCATATGTGTTAGCTTGCCATACAATATGCGGGTAGGAAACCCGAATAATTTTTGTACAGCTCCCAGACAATCTGCAATGATCCAACAAATGCAAACAACTatattaacaatataattagaaaaaatgtgtaacgAATGTGAATAATACATGtaactctaaaataaaaaatgtttattcattCCAAAGTGAATTGTAAGTACAACAACTACATGCCAAAGCGGTTCCCACTTGTAAGACACGATACTTGATATGGCTGTAGCGAAGCAAGCGACACACGGTAGGTGCGTAGGACGTGCATTGCATGTTCAATTGTTATCTTAGCTCCTTTCCATCTAGCAAACAACACAGACATAACCTTCATATTAGTTACTACATAATTCTCATGCGAAAAAAGTTAATTCGAAAATGTAAAACGGTAACTATCTAAGATCCTACATACCTAATAGCAAGTGGACCTGAGGGCAATGCCTGGTGTGGATGCCTCATCACAGGACATACATGTGGAAACCTCGCCCACACCCAAAACTACACCAATAGCAGTGCACCGCCAATTTGCTTGGTTGTCTTCTCTAATGCCTTACAGAGGTGTCTATATAGCCAACTTAGTACTGCACTACCCCAACTATAATTCTTTCCGTTGCTGATTGGATTGAAAAATTGCAGATACATAATTGAGACTTGTTCACCAAACTTGTCCATAAACACCATACCACCAAACATCCCCAGTATGTAAAACTGAACATGTTGCTGCACAAGCACCTTAATGGTGTCAGTCGGGAAAGGGTTGCTAAACCGCTTCTCAAGCCATTTGGCTTTTACCCTCAGCCCTTCCATCACTACAGTGTTCTTATTACCACCGACTTCTTTGTTCAGCGGCCTATGCCTTAGCAAGTCGTTGCAGAGTTCGCCCCAATTGTCCTTTTGGGTATATCCCACCACCAACAAGCCATCTACAGGTACTCCCATTATAACCTCCATATCTTGTAGCGTGATGGTCATCTCACCATGGGGCAAGTGAAATGAGTGTGTCTCCGGCCGCCATATATCCACCAACACTGTGATCAATGCATGGTTAAGGTCCATATGTGGTACCCGAAGTAGCCCATCTAACCTCGCATCTATGATATAAGTGGCAATTCATGGATCTAACCCATCTAACCCACCTTCATGCAAACCTTTCTCTCGGTGATAACAAGTCAGTACACCTGGCACTTCCCACAAATAGAGCAACCtagtattaataataattagagtAGCACGTAATAATTACACTTCAAACTTAAATGCCAAAAATCTTTCTACTACATATATTTACTACGATTTTGGACAAATGCATACCTTGCCTTCCAAAAGAGTATCCTAAAGCAAACTTGAACGATGCACAGCCTGTCTCATCAACACAGTTTGTATAGAGGGTCCCGCTTAATGTGGGtccatatttggcatttggTGACAAAAGCAAGGcaatcttatttatttatttttaattataaacatATTTGACTGAAAATGGCAATAATATATATCTAATGCAGCCTTCACtgatttcatataaaaaaaatgaattaaacttTAGAATGTTAAGTAGATTACAACATATTCAGCTAATAGAAATAGAATACATCAGCATACAAGATAAAACATTCTcacctctaaataaataaatgagaaagCCACAACTTTCAGATGGAAGAAACTTCTAAAGTGAAAGTCCCTCTACATTATTAAAATCAACCCTCACTTTAATAGTCCAAGCATCCTACTCATTATTCAACAACATCAAGCCCCAAAAATTACACCACAAAATACCCACAAATCAAATATGGCCTCAATGAGAATGCTAACTATGCCCTATAATGACTGATTGCTCTAATAACACATGAAAATgttcattaaaaacaaaacaaaaaaaaaaatcaaaaattacaccaaaaaatacccaaaatacccacatcatattaattttgatttcgaaaattacaaactaaaatGGGAGATCATATTTCTTGTGTTGTAAATGCCCATTATTAATAGTATTCTCTATCATAGCAATCCAGTCCAATAAAAAGGGATTTTTAGCTAATAAGAGATGATATGGTAATGAAATTGACTCATTTTGAAGGTGAAATCACCATCACTATAAAGCATATGATACTGGTTGGCACCTGGCAGTGGAAATGAAAGATGGAGTGGTTTTCCAACGATTGCACATCATCTACTACCAATTGTAAGTCCTCATTAAGACCCATGTTCTCAAGTTCTATCAATTTCATCATTGATATTCTTTGATTGGATCATTtctacaattaaaaaatatagggacttccataattttccattaatttgGTTAGGCAGTCAATTGACTTTATGCTTCTTAATGCAACTGTTGGCTATTTACATCACATTTCAATAAAGCACTCTTTAATATTGCATTTGCTAACTTACCTTCTCTGTGCTAT includes the following:
- the LOC115985205 gene encoding serine/threonine-protein phosphatase 7 long form homolog; the protein is MDLNHALITVLVDIWRPETHSFHLPHGEMTITLQDMEVIMGVPVDGLLVVGYTQKDNWGELCNDLLRHRPLNKEVGGNKNTVVMEGLRVKAKWLEKRFSNPFPTDTIKVLVQQHVQFYILGMFGGMVFMDKFGEQVSIMYLQFFNPISNGKNYSWGSAVLSWLYRHLCKALEKTTKQIGGALLLV